From Pedobacter cryoconitis, one genomic window encodes:
- a CDS encoding cation diffusion facilitator family transporter, which yields MEREGTISQASKNKGRLKIVLGFTLLYLIVEVIGGIMTKSLALLADAGHMLTDVGGLALALVAINYAERKATTERTYGYYRAEILAALANAVVLIGISIYILYEAYLRFLDPPKVESKEMIAVAAVGLVVNIAGMLVLRKSSGESLNMKGAYFEVLSDMLTSIGVIAAGIIMLTTGWYYADPLLSAGIGLFILPRTWILLKESIGILLEGTPKDVNMAELRSSILLVEGVADLHDLHVWVLTSGVNAMTAHVVLKEGAGGKQVLSALQKHIKENFKISHTTLQLEESGFKEEQIHP from the coding sequence ATGGAACGTGAGGGAACTATTTCGCAGGCCAGTAAAAATAAAGGCCGTTTAAAAATTGTATTGGGCTTTACGCTTTTGTACCTTATTGTAGAGGTTATTGGTGGTATTATGACCAAAAGTCTGGCTTTACTGGCCGATGCAGGGCATATGCTGACTGATGTGGGTGGTTTGGCACTCGCGCTGGTTGCCATAAATTATGCAGAACGTAAAGCGACGACGGAACGTACTTATGGATATTACAGGGCAGAAATATTAGCCGCATTAGCAAATGCAGTGGTTTTAATCGGGATCTCAATTTATATACTTTATGAGGCATATCTGCGCTTTCTTGATCCTCCAAAAGTAGAGAGTAAGGAAATGATTGCTGTGGCTGCGGTAGGGTTAGTTGTCAATATTGCGGGAATGTTAGTCTTGCGGAAAAGTTCTGGTGAAAGTCTGAATATGAAAGGAGCTTATTTTGAAGTCCTTTCTGATATGCTGACTTCTATCGGGGTTATTGCTGCGGGTATTATTATGCTGACTACCGGATGGTATTACGCTGATCCGTTGTTATCGGCTGGAATAGGTCTTTTCATTTTACCAAGAACCTGGATTTTGCTTAAAGAGTCTATAGGTATTTTACTGGAAGGAACACCAAAGGACGTGAATATGGCCGAGCTGCGGAGTTCCATTCTCCTGGTAGAAGGCGTGGCGGATCTGCACGATCTGCATGTATGGGTTTTAACCTCTGGTGTAAATGCAATGACTGCTCATGTGGTTTTGAAAGAGGGAGCCGGAGGTAAGCAGGTTTTATCGGCACTACAGAAACATATCAAAGAGAATTTTAAGATCTCACATACGACGCTGCAACTGGAAGAATCCGGTTTTAAAGAAGAGCAGATACACCCTTAA
- a CDS encoding efflux RND transporter periplasmic adaptor subunit: MKTRIEFKQAIYILSFATVILASCGNKKGAEDTTAAAAATEAPAKDEENTVELTAAQYKTSGVTLGKVEKKSISGVLKVNGTIDVPPENLISITTQMGGIVKSTPLLQGSTVKKGQVIAVLQNQEYVQLQQDYLENKSQLELADAEYKRQQELARQNINAQKVLQQARSQYQTMLSRESALRQRLLLININSATLTPANIRSTINIYAPINGYVTKVNVNSGKFVSPNDVMFEIVNSANLHVELKVFQKDVDLIKKGQKVRFSLQNEAEERVATVTLVGREINEDKTVTVHCVANTQSRNLIPGAYLNALIETGTAKVNALPESAIADFAGKKYIFIETGQRKDEKAEVNYHFQLLEIAIGSADAGYVEVRLPESFDLATGKVVTKGAYDLISKMKNSEEE; encoded by the coding sequence ATGAAAACAAGAATTGAATTCAAACAGGCTATTTATATACTTTCTTTTGCTACGGTTATCCTTGCTTCTTGCGGGAATAAAAAGGGGGCAGAAGATACAACTGCTGCTGCTGCTGCTACTGAAGCTCCGGCCAAAGACGAAGAAAATACGGTAGAACTCACTGCTGCACAGTATAAGACCAGTGGAGTTACCTTGGGAAAGGTGGAGAAAAAATCGATCAGTGGAGTGTTGAAGGTTAACGGGACGATAGATGTACCACCAGAAAACCTGATCAGTATCACTACACAAATGGGTGGGATAGTGAAGTCTACTCCGCTGCTGCAAGGATCAACAGTTAAAAAAGGACAGGTGATCGCTGTGCTCCAGAATCAGGAGTATGTACAGTTGCAGCAGGATTATCTGGAAAATAAGAGTCAGCTTGAATTGGCAGACGCTGAATATAAAAGGCAGCAGGAGCTGGCAAGACAAAATATAAATGCACAGAAGGTGTTGCAGCAAGCCAGATCTCAGTATCAAACTATGTTATCCAGAGAGAGTGCTTTACGACAACGTTTACTGCTGATTAATATCAATTCGGCTACTTTAACGCCTGCTAATATCCGGAGTACAATTAATATTTATGCGCCTATAAACGGTTATGTAACCAAGGTTAATGTAAACTCAGGTAAGTTTGTGAGCCCTAATGATGTGATGTTCGAGATTGTAAACAGCGCAAATTTACACGTGGAGCTGAAGGTATTCCAAAAAGACGTAGATTTAATTAAGAAGGGACAGAAAGTCCGTTTCTCCTTACAAAATGAAGCTGAAGAACGTGTGGCTACAGTAACACTGGTAGGCAGAGAAATTAATGAAGATAAGACGGTTACGGTTCACTGTGTGGCGAATACGCAAAGCAGAAATTTGATACCAGGCGCTTATTTGAATGCACTGATTGAAACCGGAACAGCAAAGGTAAATGCTTTGCCAGAGTCTGCCATAGCTGATTTTGCCGGAAAGAAGTATATTTTTATAGAGACAGGGCAGCGTAAAGATGAAAAGGCTGAAGTTAACTATCATTTTCAGCTTTTAGAGATTGCTATCGGATCGGCAGATGCCGGATATGTTGAAGTCAGACTTCCTGAAAGCTTTGATCTTGCTACCGGGAAGGTGGTAACAAAAGGAGCGTATGATTTGATATCAAAAATGAAAAATAGTGAAGAAGAGTAG
- a CDS encoding CusA/CzcA family heavy metal efflux RND transporter, which yields MLNKIIKFSIHNKLVIGLFTLALIAWGVYSLKQLPIDAVPDITNNQVQVITLSSSLASEEVERLITFPVEQTMSTIPEIEQVRSISRFGLSVVTIVFHDDVDIYWARQQVNEKLSEAKNNIPQGIGNPEISPISTGLGEIYQYVIHAKPGFEKTYDARELRSIQDWIVRRQLLGTPGIAEVNSFGGLLKQYEIALDPNKLNSYNLSISDVFKALERNNQNTGGAYIDKKPNAYFIRSEGLVGNIEDINKIVVRNTSSGLPVLIRDIANVQIGNAIRYGALTRTTAKSHGEAVGGIVMMLKGSNANNVVKKVKEKIARINKTLPNGIVVEAFLDRSALVDRAIGTVAKNLIEGALIVIFVLVLFLGNFRAGIVVASVIPLAMLFAISLMNVFGVSGNLMSLGAIDFGLIVDGAVIIVEATMHLLGASKLTRKMTQDEMDQQVEQSATRMMSAAAFGQIIILIVYLPILALVGIEGKMFGPMAQTVSFAILGAFLLSLTYVPMMSSLLLSKKPVVKKNFSDRMMDFFQKYYTPLITGALRKRVLVVVLSAVLLVISIFIFTRMGGEFIPTLEEGDFAVETRLLTGSSLSQTIDKVNQASKILLNEFPEVIEVVGKVGSAEIPTDPMPMEATDLTIILKDKKDWVTTTSREELANKMAASLDKVTGVSFGFSQPIQLRSNELISGVRQDIGIKIFGDDLETLTAISQKIGKIVTTVKGAKDLYLEQATGLPQIVVKINRDQLARYGIDIETVNQAVNSSFAGQSAGLVYEGERRYDMVVRLSEQNRQGIDDVKNIYISAPNGTKVPLIQLASVEFRIGPNQIQREDTKRRIIVGLNVRGQDIATVVGEIEQKIGEKIKLPPGYYITYGGQFENLKAAKQRLSIAVPVALSLILLLLYFSFGSVKQSVLIFSAIPMAAIGGIFALLLRGMPFSISAGVGFIALFGVAVLNGIVLITEFNRLKASGISDLKEIVLKGTALRLRPVLMTATVASLGFLPMALSTAAGAEVQKPLATVVIGGLLTSTILTLLVLPVLYTYFENFKKGKKEIATVVLLMGLFFMPSKTMAQSPVNDRVVTVQQAVEIALTNNQMVKSSQLQVNKQQAIKGTAFDLGKTNLNLQYGQFNSIKRDNNISVQQNIPFPGLMKNQRNLYDAQVRSSELNLSVTQNELIRQVKSTYGQLSYFKALQKLYKSQDSIFSNFLKASSLRYQTGETNMLERTTAETQLNEVRNQSEKNMADISIYTAELQRLLNTKEAIEVSSDHLKKESWNQVVPDSLRNTSLLALQQQQVEIADQSLRVERAKAGPDFTVGYFNQSIIGSQTINGQDQLFSAGKRFQGIQAGISIPLFYKPFAGRIKAAKIEKQIAQTEFSLFQTNLQTQYKQAEQDLLKNSHSIDYYEKNALPNVNLILKQSQIAFQSGDIGYLEFSQALRTYSEIRFSYLQAVNQYNQSVYTLQYLIDLK from the coding sequence ACGATGTCTACCATTCCGGAAATTGAGCAGGTACGTTCTATTTCCCGCTTTGGGCTTTCTGTAGTGACCATTGTTTTTCATGATGATGTGGATATCTACTGGGCAAGGCAACAGGTCAACGAAAAGCTCTCTGAGGCGAAGAACAATATTCCACAGGGCATAGGAAATCCTGAGATTTCACCTATTTCTACTGGTCTGGGGGAGATTTATCAATATGTAATTCATGCAAAGCCTGGTTTTGAAAAGACTTATGATGCCAGGGAATTAAGAAGTATTCAGGATTGGATTGTCAGGCGCCAGCTTTTAGGGACACCGGGAATTGCCGAGGTGAACAGTTTTGGCGGGTTACTCAAGCAATATGAGATTGCACTGGATCCTAACAAACTGAATAGTTATAATTTAAGTATCAGTGATGTATTTAAAGCTCTGGAAAGAAATAATCAAAATACAGGGGGCGCTTATATTGATAAAAAGCCCAATGCCTATTTTATCCGTAGTGAAGGGTTAGTCGGGAATATAGAAGATATCAATAAGATCGTAGTCAGAAATACCAGTTCGGGTCTCCCTGTTTTAATCCGTGATATTGCGAACGTGCAGATCGGAAATGCGATACGTTACGGTGCTTTAACCAGAACAACGGCCAAAAGCCATGGGGAGGCTGTTGGCGGGATCGTGATGATGTTGAAAGGTTCTAATGCCAATAATGTAGTTAAAAAGGTTAAAGAAAAGATCGCAAGGATTAATAAAACCCTTCCAAACGGGATTGTGGTAGAAGCATTTTTAGATAGAAGTGCTTTGGTAGACCGGGCAATTGGTACAGTCGCCAAGAACCTGATTGAAGGGGCTTTAATTGTCATTTTTGTACTCGTGTTATTCCTGGGGAATTTCAGAGCGGGTATTGTTGTGGCATCCGTAATTCCACTGGCGATGCTTTTTGCTATTTCCCTGATGAATGTATTCGGGGTTTCTGGTAACCTGATGAGTTTAGGGGCCATCGACTTTGGTTTGATTGTGGATGGGGCTGTGATTATTGTAGAGGCCACAATGCACCTTTTAGGGGCGAGTAAGCTGACCAGGAAAATGACGCAGGATGAAATGGATCAGCAGGTAGAGCAGTCTGCTACCCGGATGATGAGTGCAGCGGCTTTTGGACAGATCATTATCCTGATTGTATATCTGCCGATTCTTGCGCTTGTAGGGATTGAAGGTAAAATGTTTGGCCCGATGGCTCAGACTGTGTCCTTCGCTATTTTAGGTGCATTTTTATTGTCATTGACTTATGTACCAATGATGTCGTCCTTGCTGCTGAGTAAAAAGCCGGTGGTTAAAAAGAATTTTTCTGACCGCATGATGGACTTCTTTCAAAAGTATTATACGCCATTAATTACGGGTGCTTTGCGTAAGCGTGTACTGGTTGTTGTTTTATCGGCGGTTTTACTGGTCATCAGCATTTTTATATTTACCAGGATGGGGGGAGAGTTTATCCCTACTTTGGAAGAGGGAGATTTTGCTGTAGAAACCCGTTTATTGACTGGAAGTTCTTTGAGCCAGACGATTGATAAGGTTAATCAGGCTTCGAAAATTTTATTGAATGAATTCCCTGAAGTGATAGAAGTGGTGGGTAAAGTTGGTTCTGCTGAGATTCCAACAGATCCGATGCCAATGGAAGCTACCGATTTAACGATTATACTGAAGGATAAAAAGGACTGGGTAACGACAACATCCAGAGAGGAATTAGCGAATAAAATGGCCGCATCGCTCGATAAGGTTACCGGGGTTTCTTTTGGTTTCTCCCAACCGATTCAGTTGAGGTCTAATGAGCTGATTTCTGGGGTGCGGCAGGATATCGGGATTAAAATATTCGGGGATGATCTGGAAACATTAACAGCTATCTCCCAGAAAATAGGAAAAATTGTGACCACTGTTAAAGGGGCCAAAGATTTGTATCTGGAACAGGCTACGGGCCTTCCGCAGATTGTTGTGAAAATTAACAGAGATCAGCTGGCACGTTATGGAATAGATATTGAAACTGTTAACCAGGCTGTTAATTCGTCTTTCGCAGGACAATCGGCGGGTCTGGTTTATGAAGGGGAAAGAAGGTATGACATGGTGGTTCGTTTATCTGAACAGAACAGGCAAGGGATAGACGATGTGAAAAACATCTATATTTCAGCACCTAACGGAACTAAGGTTCCTTTGATCCAGCTGGCTTCAGTTGAGTTCAGGATCGGGCCAAATCAGATCCAGCGGGAGGATACGAAACGCAGAATCATTGTTGGGTTAAATGTTCGTGGTCAGGACATTGCTACGGTTGTTGGGGAGATTGAGCAGAAGATTGGTGAGAAAATTAAATTACCTCCGGGGTATTATATTACTTATGGTGGTCAGTTTGAGAACCTTAAGGCAGCAAAGCAACGCTTGTCAATTGCTGTTCCGGTAGCCCTGTCACTTATTTTATTGTTACTGTATTTCTCTTTTGGATCGGTTAAACAATCTGTCTTGATTTTTTCTGCTATTCCTATGGCTGCAATCGGCGGGATATTCGCGCTTTTATTGCGTGGAATGCCTTTCAGTATCTCTGCCGGGGTTGGCTTTATTGCTTTATTTGGGGTAGCAGTTTTAAATGGTATTGTATTGATTACTGAGTTTAACAGGTTGAAGGCTAGTGGGATCAGCGATCTGAAGGAGATTGTCTTGAAAGGTACAGCGCTGAGGTTAAGGCCTGTATTAATGACCGCGACGGTTGCTTCACTGGGTTTTTTGCCAATGGCACTTTCTACTGCCGCGGGCGCCGAAGTACAGAAGCCATTGGCAACTGTAGTGATCGGAGGCTTATTAACTTCTACAATTTTAACTTTACTCGTTTTACCTGTGTTATATACTTATTTCGAAAACTTCAAAAAGGGCAAAAAGGAAATTGCTACAGTAGTTTTGCTGATGGGCTTATTTTTCATGCCGTCAAAAACTATGGCACAAAGCCCGGTAAACGACAGGGTTGTCACTGTGCAGCAAGCGGTAGAAATCGCATTGACTAACAATCAGATGGTTAAGTCTTCTCAATTGCAAGTCAACAAACAGCAGGCTATCAAAGGCACTGCATTTGATTTGGGGAAAACTAATCTGAATTTGCAGTACGGACAGTTCAATAGTATCAAAAGAGACAATAACATATCAGTGCAGCAAAATATCCCATTTCCTGGATTGATGAAGAATCAGCGCAATTTATATGATGCGCAGGTTCGCAGCAGTGAGTTAAATCTTTCGGTAACACAGAATGAGCTGATCCGACAGGTGAAAAGTACTTACGGGCAGCTGAGTTACTTCAAAGCGCTTCAAAAGCTGTATAAGAGCCAGGATTCTATCTTTAGTAATTTTCTGAAAGCATCTTCTCTGCGTTATCAGACCGGGGAAACAAATATGCTGGAACGCACTACAGCCGAAACTCAATTGAACGAAGTGCGTAATCAGTCGGAAAAGAATATGGCTGATATCTCAATTTATACTGCCGAATTACAAAGGTTGCTGAACACAAAGGAGGCAATAGAGGTGAGTAGTGATCATTTAAAGAAAGAAAGCTGGAATCAGGTTGTTCCTGATAGCCTGAGGAATACATCCTTGTTGGCTTTACAACAGCAACAGGTAGAAATTGCGGATCAATCTTTAAGGGTAGAACGTGCTAAGGCAGGGCCAGATTTTACAGTGGGTTATTTTAATCAGTCTATTATTGGCAGTCAGACTATAAATGGGCAGGATCAGCTTTTTAGTGCCGGCAAGCGTTTTCAGGGGATACAGGCTGGTATTTCCATCCCGCTATTTTATAAGCCATTTGCCGGCAGGATTAAGGCTGCCAAAATTGAAAAACAGATTGCACAGACTGAATTCAGCTTGTTTCAAACTAATCTGCAAACTCAATATAAGCAGGCTGAACAGGACCTGCTGAAGAATTCACATAGTATTGATTATTATGAGAAAAATGCTTTGCCAAATGTCAATCTGATTCTAAAGCAGTCACAGATTGCTTTTCAAAGTGGTGATATCGGGTATCTGGAATTTTCACAGGCTTTGCGGACGTATTCTGAGATCCGGTTTAGCTATTTGCAGGCAGTTAATCAATATAATCAATCGGTTTATACACTTCAGTATCTGATTGACTTAAAATAA